TCAGCGCGTAGCTACCGGGTTCGGTGACGTTCATTTCGGTTGCGATCTCGCTCTGTTCGGGATGTGGAATGATAACGTAGCCCGCCCAGTCTTCGGTCAGGCTCGAGGATCCACAGCTCTGACAGTTCTGGAGGTCAGCCTCGTTGACGTAGTGACACTCCCGGCAGGCGAGTCGCGATTTGGCCATCTAGGTTCCCTCCGAAGTGGCTTCTTGGGTGCGTTTACTGCGGTCAGATTCGAGCCACTCGTGTTTGCCCAGCCCCGGCTGTTTGGCCGTCAGGCCGATTTTTGAATCTCGGGGATTCCGTTCGTCGATGCTCTTTGTGACGACCCGCACGCGGACGGGATCGTCGACGCCGAGCGTCTGGTTGGACTCCGTCGAGGCGAGCTGCTGGTTCTCGCCATCGAAGGCGAGGTATTCGTCCGAAATCTGGGAGACGTGGAGCAGTCCGTCGACCGGACCAATCCCGACGAAGGCACCGAATTCGACGACCTCGACGACCGTGCCGTCGACGACCTCCTGCATGTCGGGGTCGAACGTGATCGCGTCGAACTCCGCTTCGTAGTAGACGCCGGGCCGATTGGGGA
This sequence is a window from Halohasta litchfieldiae. Protein-coding genes within it:
- the spt4 gene encoding transcription elongation factor subunit Spt4; the encoded protein is MAKSRLACRECHYVNEADLQNCQSCGSSSLTEDWAGYVIIPHPEQSEIATEMNVTEPGSYALKVR
- a CDS encoding DNA-directed RNA polymerase, which encodes MYKRVRLKDTVEVPPRQLADVSPQRVKHLLQDKLEGRMDEDVGSVVSIAEVHDIGEGTVLPNRPGVYYEAEFDAITFDPDMQEVVDGTVVEVVEFGAFVGIGPVDGLLHVSQISDEYLAFDGENQQLASTESNQTLGVDDPVRVRVVTKSIDERNPRDSKIGLTAKQPGLGKHEWLESDRSKRTQEATSEGT